One genomic segment of Panicum virgatum strain AP13 chromosome 2N, P.virgatum_v5, whole genome shotgun sequence includes these proteins:
- the LOC120660883 gene encoding galactoside 2-alpha-L-fucosyltransferase-like codes for MRPPRAPPQPAAARSAAWPVGLLVALCFTTLPLFLALSPGRPSLLDLWQQMGIRVTVHYDDETRPSEPSSDPPPERETRDVLLGGLLSPDVDEASCRSRYLSSLHRAPSPHSPSPYLVSRLRRYEALHRRCGPGTPSYDKSVRQLASAHHSMGLAECSYLVWTPGSHLGDRVLSMASAFLYALLTRRVFLVDMATDMAGLFCEPFPGASWELPPGFPVRNLTRLRRGSEHSYGSLLGAKKIRNEDPAGVRSESLPSYAYLHLAHDYQLPDQLFFCDDDQTVLGKVNWLVLRSDLYFAPGLFFVPQFEDELRWMFPAADTVFHHIGRYLFHPSNKVWKIIAGYYTSYMAKFDEKIGIQIATLAGNPVSAEAYFKQVTACTSQEKILPEIDPDAASTDYEAAATSKAVFVSSAQPEYAERLRSMYYEHATVTGESVSVLKQPGARKQPQNQKLLLEMFLQSYCNVSVVSGWSTVGYVGHGLAGVKPWLLPPPPRNQTVANPPCVRATSMEPCFHAPPSYDCRAKKNGDLGAVLRFVRHCEVSGDGLKLFD; via the exons ATGCGGCCGCCTCGCGCcccgccgcagccggcggcggcgaggagcgccgCGTGGCCCGTCGGCCTGCTCGTCGCGCTCTGCTTCACCACGCTGCCGCTCTTCCTCGCGCTCTCGCCGGGGCGGCCGTCCCTGCTCGACCTGTGGCAACAGATGGGCATCAGAGTCACCGTGCACTACG ATGACGAGACGAGGCCGTCGGAGCCTTCTTCCGACCCCCCGCCGGAGAGGGAGACCCGGGACGTCCTCCTGGGCGGGCTGCTCTCGCCGGACGTCGACGAGGCCTCCTGCCGGAGCCGGTACCTCTCCTCGCTCcaccgcgcgccgtcgccgcactCGCCGTCGCCGTACCTCGTCTCGCGGCTGCGCAGGTACGAGGCGCTCCACCGCCGGTGCGGCCCCGGCACGCCCTCCTACGACAAGTCCGTGCGGCAGCTCGCCTCCGCCCACCACAGCATGGGCCTCGCCGAGTGCAGCTACCTCGTGTGGACGCCCGGCAGCCACCTCGGCGACCGCGTGCTCTCCATGGCGTCGGCTTTCCTCTACGCGCTCCTCACCCGCCGCGTCTTCCTCGTCGACATGGCCACGGACATGGCGGGCCTCTTCTGCGAGCCCTTCCCGGGCGCGTCGTGGGAGCTGCCCCCCGGCTTCCCCGTGCGGAACCTCACGCGGCTCCGCCGCGGCAGCGAGCACAGCTACGGGAGCCTGCTGGGCGCCAAGAAAATCAGGAACGAGGACCCCGCCGGCGTGCGGTCCGAGTCGCTGCCGTCGTACGCGTACCTCCACCTGGCGCACGACTACCAGCTGCCGGACCAGCTCTTCTTCTGCGACGACGACCAGACCGTGCTGGGGAAGGTGAACTGGCTGGTTCTGCGGTCCGACCTCTACTTCGCGCCGGGGCTCTTCTTCGTGCCGCAGTTCGAGGACGAGCTCCGGTGGATGTTCCCGGCGGCGGACACGGTGTTCCACCACATCGGGAGGTACCTCTTCCACCCGTCCAACAAGGTCTGGAAGATCATCGCAGGGTACTACACGTCCTACATGGCCAAGTTCGACGAGAAGATTGGGATCCAGATCGCGACCCTCGCCGGGAACCCCGTGTCGGCGGAGGCGTACTTCAAGCAGGTCACGGCGTGCACGAGCCAGGAGAAGATCCTGCCGGAGATCGACCCCGACGCAGCGTCCACCGACTACGAAGCGGCCGCGACGTCGAAGGCAGTGTTCGTCAGCTCGGCGCAGCCGGAGTACGCCGAGAGGCTCAGGTCCATGTACTACGAGCACGCCACGGTGACCGGCGAGTCCGTCAGCGTGCTGAAGCAGCCGGGCGCCAGAAAGCAACCGCAAAACCAGAAGCTGCTGCTGGAGATGTTCCTGCAGAGCTACTGCAACGTGTCGGTGGTGAGCGGATGGTCAACGGTGGGGTACGTCGGCCACGGGCTCGCCGGGGTGAAGCCgtggctgctgccgccgccgccgaggaaccAAACGGTGGCCAACCCGCCCTGCGTCCGGGCGACGTCGATGGAGCCGTGCTTCCACGCGCCGCCGAGCTATGACTGCAGGGCCAAGAAGAACGGGGACCTCGGTGCCGTTCTCCGGTTTGTCAGACACTGCGAGGTCTCGGGCGATGGCCTTAAACTGTTTGATTGA